Proteins encoded within one genomic window of Equus przewalskii isolate Varuska chromosome 3, EquPr2, whole genome shotgun sequence:
- the LOC103549833 gene encoding prothymosin alpha-like: MSDMAVDTSSEITTKDLKEKKEVVEEAENGRDAPANGNAKEENGEQEADNEADEEEEEGGEEEEEEEEGDGEEEDGDEDEEAEAATGQRLAEDDEDSDVDTKKQKTDEDD, translated from the coding sequence ATGTCAGACATGGCCGTGGACACCAGCTCTGAGATCACCACCAAGGACttaaaggagaagaaggaagttgtggaggaggcagagaatggaAGAGACGCACCTGCTAATGGGAATGCTAAGGAGGAAAATGGGGAGCAGGAGGCTGACAATGAGgcagatgaagaggaggaagaaggtggggaggaagaggaggaggaggaggaaggtgatggtgaggaagaggatggagatgaagatgaggaggctgaggcagctACGGGCCAACGGTTAGCTGAAGATGACGAGGACAGCGATGTTGACACCAAGAAGCAGAAGACCGATGAGGATGACTAg